A section of the Candidatus Micrarchaeota archaeon genome encodes:
- a CDS encoding class I SAM-dependent methyltransferase: MSEMELRYLASVAKRSREICEVGSWLGRSSCAIAENTAGHLTCVDTWMGTEEQGTWGKDILADFLANMTGLKNVTAVQLRSVEAAKQFAVEGRKFDMIFLDAKHDYESISEDIRAWSAILRDGGILLGHDFHPNWPGVMQAVHEQIQQFRVVDTIWTTETN, translated from the coding sequence ATGAGCGAGATGGAGTTACGTTACCTGGCCTCGGTTGCCAAGCGATCAAGGGAGATTTGCGAGGTCGGCTCTTGGTTGGGGCGATCTTCTTGCGCTATCGCGGAAAACACCGCTGGGCATCTGACCTGTGTAGACACTTGGATGGGAACAGAGGAGCAGGGGACATGGGGCAAGGATATTCTTGCTGATTTCCTCGCAAATATGACTGGCCTCAAAAACGTTACCGCCGTCCAACTCCGCTCCGTCGAGGCCGCTAAGCAGTTCGCTGTCGAAGGGCGCAAATTCGATATGATTTTCTTGGACGCTAAGCACGACTACGAAAGCATCTCGGAAGATATACGCGCTTGGTCAGCGATTCTGCGCGATGGCGGCATCTTGCTTGGTCATGATTTCCATCCTAACTGGCCCGGCGTGATGCAAGCAGTTCATGAACAAATTCAGCAGTTCCGGGTTGTGGATACGATCTGGACAACAGAAACCAACTAA